A region from the Triticum urartu cultivar G1812 chromosome 1, Tu2.1, whole genome shotgun sequence genome encodes:
- the LOC125526617 gene encoding probable WRKY transcription factor 51, which produces MAAVGAAPLLFQQQAQAVGDGCYFSFMSSYFSHGEVSSNASSPAYSFSAALGATPPAAPAIAADPAAQFDISEYLYDEGVFSESLPPVVSVPAVGVAAASSASAVTARSAESVERPRTERIAFRTRSEIEILDDGYKWRKYGKKSVKNSPNPRNYYRCSTEGCSVKKRVERDRDDPAYVVTTYEGTHSHVSPSTVYYASQDAASGRFFVAGTHPPPGSLN; this is translated from the coding sequence ATGGCGGCAGTCGGAGCGGCACCACTGCTCTTCCAACAGCAGGCGCAGGCGGTGGGCGACGGCTGCTACTTCTCTTTCATGTCCTCCTACTTCTCCCACGGGGAAGTCAGCTCGAACGCCTCCAGCCCGGCGTACAGCTTCTCCGCCGCGCTCGGCGCCACGCCGCCCGCTGCACCGGCGATCGCGGCGGACCCCGCGGCGCAGTTCGACATCTCCGAGTACCTTTACGACGAGGGCGTGTTCTCGGAGTCGCTCCCGCCCGTCGTCTCCGTGCCGGCCGTTGGCGTGGCTGCTGCAAGTTCGGCGTCCGCGGTGACTGCGAGGAGCGCCGAGTCGGTGGAGCGGCCGCGGACGGAGCGCATCGCGTTCCGGACTCGGTCGGAGATCGAGATCCTCGACGACGGCTACAAGTGGCGCAAGTACGGCAAGAAGTCCGTCAAGAACAGCCCCAACCCAAGAAACTACTACCGGTGCTCGACGGAAGGGTGCAGCGTGAAGAAGCGGGTGGAGCGGGACCGGGACGACCCGGCGTACGTGGTGACCACGTACGAGGGCACGCACAGCCACGTCAGCCCCAGCACCGTCTACTACGCCAGCCAGgacgccgcctccggccgcttcTTCGTCGCCGGCACGCACCCGCCGCCAGGCTCACTGAACTAG